CATGCCCTACTTGAACGAGGCCGCGCTCGCCCTCCAGGAAGGGGCGGCACCGGCCAACGATATTGATGAGGCGATGAAGGCCTTTGGCATGCCGATGGGTCCCTTCACCCTGTTGGACATGATCGGCATCGATATCGCCGAAAAAGTTTCGAATATCCTCTACGACGCCTACGGTCCCCGCATGGCCGTGGCGGGGATTTTGCCCGAGATGGTTCAGGAGAAGCGTTTCGGCCGAAAGAGCGGCGCGGGGGTTTATCGCTACGACGGGGAAAAAGACGAGGCCATGAACAAGATCCTTCAAAAGGTCCGGAAGGACACCGGAATCGTCGGAACGGGGTTTGCTCCCGAACGGCTGCTTCTCCTGATGATCAACGAGGCCGCGATCTGCCTTCAAGAGGGAACGGCCACGGCCGGCGATCTGGACCTCGCCATGGTCCTCGGGACGGGCTTTCCGCGCGAGAAGGGAGGCCCGCTTCATTATGCCGATCAGGTGGGGCTCGATGTGCTCCTAAAAGAGCTTCAGCGCTACGCCGCCGAGCTCGGTCCGCGTTTCTGGCCCGCGCCGATCATCAAGCGGATGGTTGGGGCGGGATATACCGGTCTGAAGTCCGGACGGGGATTCTTCGGCTATTAGGAGACGCCATGCCGCGGACTTTGATCGTATATCAAATTGAAGACGGTGTGGCGACCCTGACGCTGAACAACCCTCCGGCCAATGCCCTGAGCAACGCCCTCCTGGAGGAACTGGACCAGGCCGTCGAGACGTTGGGAGGAAAGACCGAGGCCAAAGCGGTCGTGATCACGGGGGCCGGCAAGATATTCGCGGCCGGGGCCGATATAAAAGAAATTGCCGAAATTGATACCGAGGATCGCGGTCGCCGGCTCACCGCGCGCGGCCAGGCGATCCTGGATCGGATCGAGCGCTTGAACAAACCCGTTCTTGCCGCCCTGAACGGCCTATTTTGCCTGGGCGGGGGGTTGGAATTGGCGATGGCCTGCCACCTCCGGATCGCGGGGGACCGCGTCCGGCTGGGCCTTCCCGAAATCACCCTCGGGATCATGCCCGGTTTCGGCGGAACCCAGCGCTTGCCCCGACTGGTGGGGACCGCCAAGGCGCTGGAACTGATCCTGACGGGCGATCGAATCAAGGCCGAAGAGGCCCGGGAGATCGGGCTGGTCAATGAGGTGGTTCCGGATTCCGAAGTCGTGAATCGGGCGCGCGCGGTGGCCAAAAAAATCGCCGGGATGGGTCAAGCGGCGGTGCGTGCGGCGCTGAGGGCCGTCATGGAAGGACAGACGCGGTCCCTGGACTCCGGATTGGAATTGGAATCGAAATTGTTCGGTTCGCTTTGCGAGACGGCCGATATGAAGGAGGGCGTCAAGGCGTTTCTGGAGAAGCGTCCGGCCCGATTCAAGGAAGCGTGACGGATGGAGTCCCTGTGAACGATAAGACCGGTCTTGGCCCATCGCGGGCATCCGCCCGGGAAGGGAAGACCGCCCTGCTGCTGGCCGGGGGAGGCTTTCCGGGGTGGATGTATGAAATCGGCTGCCTCTCCGCCCTGGACGAGTTCTTTGACGACGGGTTCAGCGTCAATGACTTTGATATCTACGTCGGCACGAGCGCCGGGGCGGGCGTGGCCGCCCTGATCGCCAATCAAGTCAAACCCATCGAAATCTTTGAGGCGATCCGGGAAAATAAAGACAGCCCGTTCAATTTCAAGAGCAGCAATATCTACAGCTTCGGCTATCAGGAAACCTGGCAGCTGTTCAGAAAACTGGTCCGGTCGCTGGGCCCGATGATGAGTTATCTGTGGCGGAACCGGAAGTGGTTTTCCATGATCGACCTGGTCCATCTTTTCGAGGAATATCTCCCCTCCGGAATCTTCA
The window above is part of the Nitrospiria bacterium genome. Proteins encoded here:
- a CDS encoding 3-hydroxyacyl-CoA dehydrogenase family protein, with protein sequence LDTSPEIVQAVVGLSERLGKTPIRVRECPGFVVNRLLMPYLNEAALALQEGAAPANDIDEAMKAFGMPMGPFTLLDMIGIDIAEKVSNILYDAYGPRMAVAGILPEMVQEKRFGRKSGAGVYRYDGEKDEAMNKILQKVRKDTGIVGTGFAPERLLLLMINEAAICLQEGTATAGDLDLAMVLGTGFPREKGGPLHYADQVGLDVLLKELQRYAAELGPRFWPAPIIKRMVGAGYTGLKSGRGFFGY
- a CDS encoding enoyl-CoA hydratase-related protein, with amino-acid sequence MPRTLIVYQIEDGVATLTLNNPPANALSNALLEELDQAVETLGGKTEAKAVVITGAGKIFAAGADIKEIAEIDTEDRGRRLTARGQAILDRIERLNKPVLAALNGLFCLGGGLELAMACHLRIAGDRVRLGLPEITLGIMPGFGGTQRLPRLVGTAKALELILTGDRIKAEEAREIGLVNEVVPDSEVVNRARAVAKKIAGMGQAAVRAALRAVMEGQTRSLDSGLELESKLFGSLCETADMKEGVKAFLEKRPARFKEA